CCGCCCATGCGGAGCAGCAGCTTGTGGGTGAGATCGAAGAAGGTCGACGCCAGTTCCTTGTCGGGAATCTCGGCAGGCAGTTCTACCTGGTTGGGGTGGTAGCCCGCCTGCTGCTCCTTGAACTCTTCGAGCGCCTTGTCGATCTGTTCCTGGGTGGCGTAGCCCTTGGTCACGACGGCATCACCCAGATAGACGCGGTCGTTCTTCTGCGCGGTGATGAGCTCGTCGACCTGACCGTTGCTCAGCAGGCCCAGTTCCACGGCTGCCTCGCCGAAGCGGAGGTCCTTGGACTGCTGGAGCTGATTGATGCGGTCGGCGTCGGCGGCGCTGATGAAGTTTTTCTTCACCGCGTAGTCACCGAGCTTGAGATTCTGGGATTCCTGGTAATCGATCGCGTCGAGCAACTGCTCGCGCTTGATGACTTTCTCTTCCAGCAAGAACTGGCCAAAAAACTGAACGCCCATGTGCTGTGATTCCCCCTGGCCTGCCTGTGATGCGCGTAGAGTGCCGGACGCTTACAGCGCCTCGAGCGTGCTCTGAATCTTCTCGGGTTCGAATGGTTTGGCGA
This Chrysiogenia bacterium DNA region includes the following protein-coding sequences:
- a CDS encoding chemotaxis protein CheX, which codes for MGVQFFGQFLLEEKVIKREQLLDAIDYQESQNLKLGDYAVKKNFISAADADRINQLQQSKDLRFGEAAVELGLLSNGQVDELITAQKNDRVYLGDAVVTKGYATQEQIDKALEEFKEQQAGYHPNQVELPAEIPDKELASTFFDLTHKLLLRMGGVENKLTPAKLVSGSVNIPGERVQISFSGNYNTRYILGVPEIVARKMAKKLINADDPSEEELVDIVREFANVVCGNILARLAQGGKNADISPPEDPPADVALDNEKAVQIDIATPDGDVVTVITF